The segment TTACAAATTAGAGTGATATCAAATGCTTCAAaatttttcaaatgcaaaaaagcaaataagcaTATTTCCCACAAGAGAGATAATCATCCACAGTTACACATAGTTTTACATGGCTAACTAAAAGAACAgtactgagtaaaaaaaaaaaaaaaaaagcatcacttAAGAGTTCTTATGAGAGCAATGTCTATGAAACTTTTGGGCTATTTTGTCATAatcacaacagcaacagcattCAAATCCTGCTTTTAGGAGTAATCCAACATAATCCAGCAACTTCTTGATTATGTTTTACTGCGTTAGCAAATGCCGAATCTTAGTCAGTGCAGTAAATGCACAATCACAGCAGGAGACTCACACCGGATGTGCTGGCCAGCATTTTTCCACTATTTCTGTCAGAGGGTCCACAAACTGCGTTAAGCACAAAGCTACAGTCGCTTATATTCAAGCTTCCAATGATAAATGCCAACTGTGCAGTACATTACATGATGCTGTGGCAAAACGACTAGATTTCTACTGGGGGTACATGACTGAACaacagccacagtcacagtccaGGTGATTAGTTCAGAGAGAGGAGCAAGATAAccaacatatacacacatacagcgTTTCTTTCACACAGTCACTTGCACACATAATACCCAACATTaaagcacatgcacatgcagagAGCTTAAACCTTTAGCTCGAGTCAGGGGAATACCTTGTTTTGTTACAGGGACATGTAGGAGGGGGAAACAGGTTTAGACTGGATTGTCAGAAAGGGGAATAGAGAAAAAGCATCCAAGGAGAGGACCATTAAATAAATGGGAAACACAATTAAGAGGAGAGAAGGTACAAGAAAAATACAACTGTTGATAGTAAGAAAAGGTTAACagttaaaatacattaaaagaCATTTAATAGGAAGGAAAAAGAGTACATATCACTCCATTAATCAATTATTGAAAAGGAGACAATTGTTCAGGCTAAAATGATCAAGAAGGAAGACAAAGtgcatttttaattgtttgacTGTGACTTTTCCATGAACCTGTTATGCCCATATTAGGCGTCGAACTGGACACATGTTCAGCTCACCTTCAAGGTATGTGCGAGCCACAAACTTAAGAAGCTCATCAATGAGGATGACTGGGAAGGAGAGCTTCAGCACCATCATCCACTGCTCCACATTCAAGTGAGTGAGCTTGAAGATCATCTGTGGACGAGAGCAACAGTGTCTTTAAACTGCAACACAGGTGATGGTCTGATTAATGACCCTGAAAATACAGCACTTTCAAAATggtaattattttattgttattgttaagagcagaaattttattttattttataattattttacacCACTATGATCCTCACTGTGTCACTACTGAAGAGTTGTTTTTTGGGAAACTTGGGAACTTACAAGCTAACTAATCATCAAATAAGGAATTACAGCAGATGGGGTAAAAAACTTTTATGGCATTTGAGCAGCGCACAATCCTGCAAAGCTGGTTCGATTGGGTGCCACCTTAAGAATTCATTTGGGCAATTAAGCGATATGCCATCTGTAAATATGAACAATGAGGGTCCGAGAAAGAACATGGAGGCTTGTAGaggcagtctttgtgtgtgaggggagCGTGGAGGGGCGATGGATGTCGTGCAGGAGACCGGACTCACGGGCAAGGGGTCGACGTAGATGATCATGAAGTGAAGGGACATGGAGAGGCTCATGGCAGCCACCAGCCAGATGTTGCTCCAGGGGGGCATGCGCACCAGGGACTGGTTCTCAGACAAGCTGGGGGGGGGTGTGCATAGTTGGATGGGGTAGGTTAATGTGTGTTGGGGTGtatgcataaaaaatatatacatgaaGAACAATAATAAACTGACTATGCTTAAATAGAATATCTGGGCTTTGCTTCTACAATCATCTCGGCAATATACTGAGTGTTTGAATAAACCCACATTCAGCTGATGTTTcgttttgtgtgcatgtgttactGCCATAATTTCTGCAATTAAAATTACTGCAATTAAATGGTTGTTGACAATATAAAAGTTTTGAAGACATATAACTTTAAAGCTAGAAGTTGAGCAGgaagtattcagaccctttaGAAGTAAAACTACTCTCGAAAATTTTAAGTGTTATTAATGTAAGCACAATTATGAACCATAATAAATTATCTACTGATGCACTATGACGTTAGCAGCATTTGATGGAGAGCTAATTTGAATTGTTGTATATACTGTTGAGAAATGTATCTAATAATGCAGCAGATTTTTTGTGTAAGTCCATATTTAACGCCTAACTAAGGCTGACAATACATTTAGGGCTGAAGTGTAAAGAAGCATCAAATGGAAATTTGTGCAATTGGTTACTTTACATCACCGCTTAGATAATCATCcgtctttcattttaatgataAAATGGTCAGACCTGTTGAGAGCATTGCACATCTCGATGGTGACCAGCACAGAGAGAGCCATGGTCATTGGAGGAGAAGACTCAAACACTTCACAGTGGACATCGCTGAAGTCCTCGTTCTCCTCGTTGCACTGCATGAAGTGTGACTGATgagaagaaacaacacaaatccCTAAGTCTGGCACAGGTTCTCAGACATAAAGACCCATCTGCATGATGAAGTTCTGTAGctcatgatttgtttttcttacagaTATATAAGGCAGTTAACAATTTCACAACATCTCACAGTGACACCCAGAAAACAGTGTTAAACACAAACCAGTTGGTAGAAAGAAACCATCGGGCCATCGTCGCTGTATATAAACCACCAGGCAGCTGCTGCAACAGTTGCAGCTCCAACATAGCCTGGAAGGCATCAAAGAatcaaatgtgacaaaatatcAAGTGATACTTTGTTACATATCCAACGTACAGATGTGTTACCAAGGCAACATCGtaataaagatgaaaatgaatgatgatgtttGACATTTGAAGCTTCAGTCACTGGTGAGTGGATTCTTTATTTTAAGTGTTGGGCTCTAACCAACACATTTATCTGCAGTATCAATGATACCCAAAGAATTGTGAATGGGGACGTATCGATGAATctaattaaacatttaattttcatgttcTAGCCTTTAAATGCTTCAGTGGAAGACGCCAACTAAGAAGGCAGTCTAAGGCAGGCAGGGAAAACATTATGTATCCTACCTCCAATGGCCAGATATCTGAAGAAGAGCCAGCCAGAGATGAGGGGCTCCTTGGGGGAGCGGGGGGCTTTGCCCATGATATCCAGGTCAGGGGGGTTGAAGCCCAGTGCGGTGGCAGGTAGGCCATCAGTCACAAGGTTGACCCAGAGCAGCTGGACGGGAATGAGAGCCTCAGGCAGACCCAGGGCAGCGGTCAGGAAGATACTGGAGAACAGACCACTTAGTCTTCACACagttcctcttcttctctcattGATATTATTATGCACAAGTCACAACATCTATTAGAAGAGCAGCGTCCTGTACTTACCACACGACCTCGCCTACATTGGAGGAGATGAGGTAGCGGATGAACTGCTTCATGTTGTTGTAAATGGCTCTGCCCTCCTCAACAGCAGACACAATGGAAGAGAAGTTGTCGTCAGCCAGGACCATCTCAGAGGCAGACTTGGCAACGGCAGTGCCAGAGCCCATGGCGATGCCAATCTCCGCTTTCTTCAAGGCAGGGGCATCATTCACTCCATCTCCGGTCTTATTGAAGCATAGAGGAAATGGAGGTGAGGAGAGATGCGTTAGTCTGAGACAACTTGTGGTACTTTCCTTTTAAACACAGCAGAAGCTTTGTTCCTGTCCTTACCATGGCAGTGATCTCATCAAAGCCTTGCAGGAACTCAACGATCTTAGACTTGTGGGACGGTTCAACTCTGGCGAAGCAGCAAGCCTTCCGCACAGCATTCTTCTGATCATATGGAGACAGGTCATCAAATTCACGACCAGTGAAGGCCTTGCCGGTAACGTCTTCATCCTCAGAGAAGATGCCGATACGACGACAGATGGCCACAGCTGTGCCCTTATTGTCACCTATGGGGCAGATAGGCAttaagatttagtttttttctgttaaggTCTGGATTGATTTCATATACAGTACAATTAAAATACAGAGGCTGACAACTAACCAGTAATCATGATGACGCGGATACCAGCAGCCTTGCACAGTTCAATGGAGCTCATAACTTCTTTACGAGGAGGGTCAAGCATGCCGACACAGCCCACAAAGGTCAAGTCAGTCTGGATTTGACAAGACACCAAACCTTTTAGTGTTAGCACTTGTTGCTGAGAAAACCATTGTTTTAGTGACGCACTGCAGGTGGAGACCAGGGAGAGACTTGTATTAGATATATATCTGCATCTGTTCTCCACCTACCTCATACTCTACAAACTGGGTTGAGTCCTCCAGGTTaagctcctccttcctcagagGTGTGTCGCGGGTGGCCAATGCCAAACAACGGAGGGTGTCGCGCCCTGTGCCCCACTCCTTGATGACTGACATGATGTTGTCTTTAACTGGGCCGGTCAGGGGTAACCGGTTGGTGCCCACGCGTACATAGGTGCAGCGGTCAATGACACCCTCTGGAGCTCCCTGACAACAAAGTGAAGACAACCACTTGCACATGTGTTTTTTGCACAGCAGTCGGGTTCCTgcctttgttgtgattttttttttaatgataatgtTTTTGATGATGTCCTTCCTGTCTTGTGTCACACTCACTTTGACAAACATCTTGTTTCCCACAGGCGCTTTGGCTGATTTGGCAGGTGAGCAGTAAACTGACATGGACTTCCTGTCTCTGGAGAACTCCAGGGTGAACTCCTTCCTCATCAGCTGCTTGATCACCTGTCAGAGAGTGAAGGGAAAGGGCTCTTGTCTTGTCTTCCCTTGGGCCCGTAATTTCAAACGATAACAATGACTTTCCTAAATATATGTGGCCactaaattgaatttaaaattgtATAATAATCAatcatacttttatttttggagaCAAGTGGTTCTTTTTCTGGACTTACAGAACAGCAGGCATTTGCCCTTTCCACCTTGGACAGACCACGCACTTCAGTGTTGAatacattcatcttctccaccaAGCAGCACAGGGCTGTCTCAGTGGCCTCTCCCACTTTCTCGTAAATGCCCTTAGACTGCATCATGcatggaaaaagaaagggagagaaagtgaaTGTATATTACACTGCTCTTTCAGCTGTCTGTGACATGAGAACATAAAAATTATCCGATGATTTCTGCAAACCTCATTGTAGTCCAGAGAAGAGTCATTGCACAGAGCACAGATGGTAGCCAGCTCGACCAGTCCATCATACTGTCCGCACTTCACAGACACATTATTCTTTGTACTgatgacagacaaaaatatgttGTCAACATATCTTTTGTCATAAATGAGTTAttggtgtatttttgtgtatttatttatttgtttttacaagaATTCGACTCTTTCACACTTACACTTCTCCCTCAGGGGTGTACTTTGAGCCAGAGATGTCAAACTGACTGAGGGAAACGGTATCACCCTCCACTTTATTGATGATGAACATctacatgaaaacaacaacaacaacaacaaacaaacaatgaataaataaataaaacagagttTCCATTAGTTCTACTTTAGCTTTCCAGACACACGCATGTGAGCATAAACCCACCTTGGTCACACACATCTGGTTGGTGGTGAGGGTGCCAGTTTTGTCAGAGCAGATGACTGAGGTGCAGCCCAGGGTCTCCACAGAGGGCAGGCTTCTGACAATGGCATTCTTCTTTGCCATTCGGCGCGTTCCCAGAGCCAGGCAGGTGGTGATGACAGCAGGCAGGCCTGATGGACAGATGGTTGAAGCACCGGGAAAAATAGAAGTGCATAGTGAAGATGACATGAAGTGAAAGGCAAGATGGGTTGGAAGATGGACAAAACATTGAGGGGGTCTTCTCGATTccccaaaaaggaaaaaaacaggtGACAAAGAACAATCTGTCATGATGAGTCTGCAGAGGACCACCTGGACTTTAAGATCTTTGCCAGTTGGCAACCTGAGATTCACGGTGGTCCAATGCGGTCTTTACACATCAGTTGGAGCTCATCCAAACAGCTGTGTTTTCCAGAGGCATTtgtgtggggagggggctgCTGCAAAGCATTCAGTCCCTCCGTGCCCGGGGCAGATGATGGTGCCCTTCTGGCATCATCAGACTGTGGTCTCTGATGTCTGTTGGCACAGTTTGCCGCTGACTGGTGTGGCAACGGAGAGGAGTGAGAGCACCTCCATATCGgacacagtttttgtttcagaaaatgaaatcagtcaTCTTTACAGTGAACTTCAGTATTAAAAACAAACCCCTGACTCCTAAAAAGGCATTAAGTCACTTACAAACATCTTGCTTCCTGCTTGCCATAACCATTTGGTTGCTATGTGATATTAAACCCCTTCCCTTTTGGGTCATGTTCACACTAATGGTAACACAGTTGTGGCAGCCAGTGTATTGCCCTTTAATATAATGATCCCAATCAGTGCATGCTTTGGATTTTTTGACCAGAAGTCTTTGCAACTTTGTATTCGTTATTCTCAGAATTGGGTAGTGGGTAGCTAAAATAAAGGCACAGACATAAACTAACAAAGTAATGAATGAGCAATAAACTGCAAATCAAATTGATAGTTAATTGCATTCACAATGTTATTAAACAGTATAGTCGTGAAAATATTGTAAGGATCAAACTTAGGCCACAGGAACTCATTTAATTATGGACTGTGACTGCCACTGTTTTATAGACAGGCATCAATCTTACATATGCTCATCTTCTTGAACAAACAAATAGAAGCTAATTCCAGTGGTTTACCTTCAGGAATGGCGGCAACAGCCAGAGCCACAGCAATCTTGAAATAGTAGATAGCACCGCGGATCCACGAGCCTCCATGGACAGGGTCATTGAAGTGGCCGATGTTGATTATCCAGACAGCCACACAAATGAGGGATATGACCTGGGGGACACACGGTCAGAGGGATGTGTGAGTCATCCcctaaagttttgtttcaagcTGCGATTTAATCAGTAAAAAGTTGGCGCTGGTGGTGATATGGtttgctgtctgtctcactAACCTTAGACAGCTGCTCTCCAAACTCATCCAGTTTCTGCTGCAGAGGCgtcttctcctgctctgtggCAGCCATCTGGTCACGAATCTTACCAATCTCAGTGGAGACACCAGTTGCCACAGCAACACCAATGGCTTTTCCAGCAGCAATATTGGTGCCCTAAACAGACATCCATGAAATCAGAACACCCATCAACATATTGGTTAGTCTGAAACATCTCACCATCTTCAACAGAGACAAACggaatatttgtatttgtgggCATTAGCATGCCCATCTTATGTCGCAGAGGGAAACATAAAAGTTGTTCATGGCGAGATGCAGGGACTCACAGAGAACAGCATGTTTTTCTTATCCTGGTTGACAGCGCGGAGATCTGGGACGGCATCTGTATGCTTGATCACACTGACAGACTCACCTAAAGGCGACAGAGGTGAGGCGAGATGAGGTGAGTTGAGGTGAAGTGAGATTGAAAGTACGTTTTGGCTGCCAGTTTGTTATGTAACACCGACCGGTGAGGATGGACTGGTCCACACGCAGGGTTGTAGATTTGATGGAGATGATCCTGATATCAGCTGGCACTTTGTCACCAACTGGATGCACAAACatggacatacacacacaaatgttatGAAGTAATTCCTATatcaaaaatgacatttgattCCTTCtttaaatgactgaattaaTCAGCAGCTTTTGACTTCCGACCAGGATCCTAGCACAACCTGCCTGATATCAGTCTGCTGCATTATAGTGGGACAGTGGCATGGAggagtgtgtggggggggggggttgattgACTGGTTTTAGCACTCTGGATAGATGGTGTTGTTGATGAAAACTGATACCATAGTGAGAGTCAGAGGGAGCGGGAGACCTTGGAGAgatcatgaaatgaaaagaacaggTGTACaacaaacagagggagagggtgagacAGAGCGAATTgatattaaatgtatttatacgcaagcttgtttttttttttcttcccacagAAGGTTCCTTcacttcccctcctccccccttttctcAGTGACTGCCTTAAAAGGGCCCATGTTCAATCTGAAGGACAAGGGTGCACACatattcactcacacacacacacatgcacatgctcaACTCTAGGAATATGAGCAGACGGTAATAAAGCAGCTGTAGGACACAAAGGCAGAGATCTGATTTCTTCATCATGAATAAGGGGTCAAACAGAGATCTGGCTCATTAGGCAGGCTGTGTATTGTTTGCTGTTCTCTATAGAGTATATAGAAGTAGGTGATGCTTTCTCCACCTCCATGTTATATAACTCATGAAAACATTAGTCCAGGGGGCAAAGAAGAGCAAATGCACTGTCCAACTCAGAAAAGTTTCAGTAAGTCTGTGTGTACTGCAGAGGTTGATCACAACAATGTTTCATAAAACATACATTCCAAATAAACGGATGCCTGATTGGTTTACATATTCTATGACCCTGAGGATCAATGCattattatttcagttgatGAATGGACTTTTGAAAAGCACACCAGGAGCCCTCCGTGATTAGGAATCTTACCGCAAACCTCCACCACATCACCAGGAACAATCTCCCTGGCCTTGATTCTCTGCACACTCTTCCTGTCTGCACGGTAAACCTTCCCCATCTCCGGCTCGTACTCCTTCAGAGCCTCAATAGCACTCTCAGCATTGCGCTCCTGTtgcgaaaacacacacacacacacacaaaacaatattaGCTGCTCTTcaacttatttttattttatagaacAGAAATGACAAATGCTGAAGcatcagagacagaaacaaatcaaatcaaaaggaGCAGCAGATGAGGGATATCTCACACGTGTCTTACACAGTTCACAGAGATGTGGAGGCACTACAATAcaagtaaatggaaaaaataacatATCATTTTAAGATATCTTTACAAACAATTAGAAAAAGCTGCACATTTGcacaacataatttaaaaataatatgaaacatTACAATATTCCTACGATGCCTGTCCACCAACGCATTTTCATCAAGACTCTCTATGGTGTTGGTTTATTGGGAAGAATAACAAGAGTTGGTTAATGGTGGTGTTTTGTCATATACTACATGCCTGTATGTAGTATATACCAACTAGTCTCTAAGAATACAAATAATTGTTTACCGCAGCTTTAGTGAACGCCACCTGTGTTGTTTGCACTCTGAGTCGACTGACAAGCCTCAAGCTGAACAGGTTTCTGAGAATTAGTTCAGGTCAGTTTGCGATTTCTTGCCCTCCACCACCTCATAGTGTAAAGCCCAACTTACGCCAGCCGCCCAGCCTCCCTCCATTCTCCCCCCATTCTCCCCATGTGTCAATCCTTGTGCATAGTTTCCAAATGACTGCCATGGGGTTGATATGAACTCCTACCCCCTGACAccgcaaacacagacacacacgaacACCCCAGGCTTGTGGTAACCTGATCGTCGCTCTGTATTTTTACTGTGGATTGTTATGAAGCAGACTGCATTTTGAGCCTTCAAGGCAGCACGGGTCCCAGTgtgcacccccccacccctcctccgcctcctttCTCCTATCCACTATCCACTTAGCCCGTTGGCTTAACCTTTCACCTTTTCACCTCCTGCTAACGTCATTCCTGTCTTTCTGGCTCCCTTGAACTCCGAGCATTTAACCGCTGCGCTGGAAGGAGTACGTGCTCACAGTGAAAGGACACGGGCCACCATCATGATTTACACTGTGTGACTGTTGCTAAGTACGAGAGTCTATTTAGGTGTGTGTAAAAGACAGCGTTCAAGGGCCAGGTATGTGTCCTTGTGATTGCAATTGTTCCTCTGAGCATGTGCGGTGCACTCACAGACCTGCCACACTCCAACGATGGCATTGGCAacgaggatgaggaggatgacgaATGGCTCGACAAAGGCAGTGACTGTCTCCTCACCTTCCTCAAACCAAGCCAGtacctgagacagagacagatagacagaaaaTCATTTATGAACCCGACTTCATCTCCTGTTGCACTTCTACTCCCAACaatcagagaaaaaacaaataatatataattatacaTCTACAGATTTGTTCGAATTCAAATGTTTGTAATAAATTTTATCTTCATTGCAATGATCTACATGGAGGCATCATACTTCTCATCAGCCATTGTGATTTAATAAATCTTCATTTACAAATCCCAAACTCTAAGTTCTGAAATATATCTTTTAGTCTTAAACAaatttttatgcctttttaaTATTGTAAACTTGGGTGTTCCCAACCGTTTTTTAGGTTTTGCTGCTTACTTGCTAAAACTATTATTACataaaaatttgacattttgttctggtgtctgaaatgtttcataattttctaaacaaatttgagaaaaatgaaTGGACCCGCACTGTAATCTGTTGAAGAGGTTAATTATAATGATGGTGACACTTTCATTTTGAGCTGAAATAGTGCAGGTTTATACTCTGCTACAACAAGTGTCTCTAATATTGCTGTGTGTGCCGGTTGACAGTATTATCTTCTGCTGCCGATTGGCATTAAACATAAAACAGTCGTGTGGAGCTATTTTCGAGTTAAGAACCATTAGTTCTTAACCCTTTGTATCTTGTGTTATCCTATGTGTGAAGCCTGTCCTGGACATGTGATTCTATAGCGGAACACGTGTGTTCCCCTGTGAGTGGGACTCCCGTGTCGCTATCAGGTCTGTTTTGGAAAAGCTCTGTGTTGACATTGACACAGATTAGTTGCAGGCCAGTGGAGCACAGAGCTAGCTGGAGAGagtc is part of the Echeneis naucrates chromosome 8, fEcheNa1.1, whole genome shotgun sequence genome and harbors:
- the atp2a1 gene encoding sarcoplasmic/endoplasmic reticulum calcium ATPase 1 isoform X1: MENAHTKESSDVLSHFGVTEEIGLSPEQVEKNLNKYGYNELPAEEGKSIWELVVEQFEDLLVRILLLAACISFVLAWFEEGEETVTAFVEPFVILLILVANAIVGVWQERNAESAIEALKEYEPEMGKVYRADRKSVQRIKAREIVPGDVVEVCVGDKVPADIRIISIKSTTLRVDQSILTGESVSVIKHTDAVPDLRAVNQDKKNMLFSGTNIAAGKAIGVAVATGVSTEIGKIRDQMAATEQEKTPLQQKLDEFGEQLSKVISLICVAVWIINIGHFNDPVHGGSWIRGAIYYFKIAVALAVAAIPEGLPAVITTCLALGTRRMAKKNAIVRSLPSVETLGCTSVICSDKTGTLTTNQMCVTKMFIINKVEGDTVSLSQFDISGSKYTPEGEVTKNNVSVKCGQYDGLVELATICALCNDSSLDYNESKGIYEKVGEATETALCCLVEKMNVFNTEVRGLSKVERANACCSVIKQLMRKEFTLEFSRDRKSMSVYCSPAKSAKAPVGNKMFVKGAPEGVIDRCTYVRVGTNRLPLTGPVKDNIMSVIKEWGTGRDTLRCLALATRDTPLRKEELNLEDSTQFVEYETDLTFVGCVGMLDPPRKEVMSSIELCKAAGIRVIMITGDNKGTAVAICRRIGIFSEDEDVTGKAFTGREFDDLSPYDQKNAVRKACCFARVEPSHKSKIVEFLQGFDEITAMTGDGVNDAPALKKAEIGIAMGSGTAVAKSASEMVLADDNFSSIVSAVEEGRAIYNNMKQFIRYLISSNVGEVVCIFLTAALGLPEALIPVQLLWVNLVTDGLPATALGFNPPDLDIMGKAPRSPKEPLISGWLFFRYLAIGGYVGAATVAAAAWWFIYSDDGPMVSFYQLSHFMQCNEENEDFSDVHCEVFESSPPMTMALSVLVTIEMCNALNSLSENQSLVRMPPWSNIWLVAAMSLSMSLHFMIIYVDPLPMIFKLTHLNVEQWMMVLKLSFPVILIDELLKFVARTYLEGDLCFLIQGKSRGKVQQ
- the atp2a1 gene encoding sarcoplasmic/endoplasmic reticulum calcium ATPase 1 isoform X2, translating into MGKVYRADRKSVQRIKAREIVPGDVVEVCVGDKVPADIRIISIKSTTLRVDQSILTGESVSVIKHTDAVPDLRAVNQDKKNMLFSGTNIAAGKAIGVAVATGVSTEIGKIRDQMAATEQEKTPLQQKLDEFGEQLSKVISLICVAVWIINIGHFNDPVHGGSWIRGAIYYFKIAVALAVAAIPEGLPAVITTCLALGTRRMAKKNAIVRSLPSVETLGCTSVICSDKTGTLTTNQMCVTKMFIINKVEGDTVSLSQFDISGSKYTPEGEVTKNNVSVKCGQYDGLVELATICALCNDSSLDYNESKGIYEKVGEATETALCCLVEKMNVFNTEVRGLSKVERANACCSVIKQLMRKEFTLEFSRDRKSMSVYCSPAKSAKAPVGNKMFVKGAPEGVIDRCTYVRVGTNRLPLTGPVKDNIMSVIKEWGTGRDTLRCLALATRDTPLRKEELNLEDSTQFVEYETDLTFVGCVGMLDPPRKEVMSSIELCKAAGIRVIMITGDNKGTAVAICRRIGIFSEDEDVTGKAFTGREFDDLSPYDQKNAVRKACCFARVEPSHKSKIVEFLQGFDEITAMTGDGVNDAPALKKAEIGIAMGSGTAVAKSASEMVLADDNFSSIVSAVEEGRAIYNNMKQFIRYLISSNVGEVVCIFLTAALGLPEALIPVQLLWVNLVTDGLPATALGFNPPDLDIMGKAPRSPKEPLISGWLFFRYLAIGGYVGAATVAAAAWWFIYSDDGPMVSFYQLSHFMQCNEENEDFSDVHCEVFESSPPMTMALSVLVTIEMCNALNSLSENQSLVRMPPWSNIWLVAAMSLSMSLHFMIIYVDPLPMIFKLTHLNVEQWMMVLKLSFPVILIDELLKFVARTYLEGKV